A stretch of Microbulbifer bruguierae DNA encodes these proteins:
- a CDS encoding HNH endonuclease, whose protein sequence is MQAQILRLNLAGQPLEWLSWEEAACLYVRELVTWTLGGVVQTVHGGINRLGERSTLDLAAIIACGGDRMARPRTRPPLNNRALFARDQHTCLYCGSWFPVRELTRDHVQPVSKGGRDTWENVVTACRRCNQHKGNRLLEHIDMELLALPFVPNAAEYLALTNSARIRGDQMAFLRSQFSRPRQEGWLTDSLGLAS, encoded by the coding sequence GTGCAAGCACAAATCCTGAGGTTGAATCTCGCTGGGCAGCCGCTGGAATGGCTGAGCTGGGAAGAGGCCGCCTGCCTGTATGTGCGGGAGCTGGTCACCTGGACCCTGGGTGGTGTGGTGCAGACGGTACATGGCGGTATCAATCGGCTGGGTGAGCGCTCGACGCTGGATCTGGCCGCGATTATCGCCTGTGGGGGTGACCGTATGGCGCGCCCCAGAACCCGGCCACCCCTGAACAACCGGGCACTGTTTGCCCGCGATCAGCACACCTGCCTCTACTGTGGCAGCTGGTTCCCGGTTAGGGAGCTGACCCGGGACCATGTGCAGCCGGTGTCCAAAGGTGGGCGCGATACCTGGGAGAATGTGGTCACCGCCTGCCGCCGCTGTAACCAGCACAAAGGCAACCGCCTGCTGGAGCATATCGATATGGAATTGCTGGCACTGCCCTTCGTACCCAATGCGGCGGAGTACCTGGCGCTGACCAACAGCGCGCGGATTCGCGGAGACCAGATGGCGTTTCTGCGCAGCCAGTTCTCGCGGCCGCGACAGGAAGGGTGGCTGACAGATAGCCTGGGCCTGGCCAGCTGA
- a CDS encoding D-alanine--D-alanine ligase has product MSDKPANTIQVLLICGGGGSEHEVSLRTADFIQRELARAPDIHLTRVTMNGDGQLLDGDGQVRELRSDKLLYSASGSAQVVDYVIPSIHGYPGETGDLQSQLEILGLPYYGCSPEASKICFNKITTKLWLSALGIDNTPYQFLCADTPEEIAQAQDALAEWGTVFVKASNQGSSVGCYKAATAEALENALKEAFRLSPYVLVEKCLKVRELEVAAYTYEGELVITPPGEVCAPEDTFYSYEEKYAEGSRALTHVVAEGLSDAQLGWIREASKRAFIGLQLKDLSRIDFFLSEDGEIYLNEVNTFPGMTSISMFPKMLQHQGHDFCTYLGGLIRESVQSASQ; this is encoded by the coding sequence ATGAGTGACAAGCCGGCAAACACCATCCAGGTACTGCTGATCTGCGGCGGAGGCGGCAGCGAACACGAGGTGTCCCTGCGCACCGCGGATTTTATCCAGCGCGAACTGGCCAGAGCGCCAGATATACATCTGACCCGGGTCACCATGAATGGCGATGGGCAGCTGCTGGATGGGGATGGACAAGTGCGCGAGCTTCGCTCGGACAAGCTGCTGTACAGCGCCAGCGGCAGTGCGCAGGTGGTGGATTATGTGATTCCATCGATCCACGGTTACCCCGGTGAAACCGGTGACCTGCAGTCACAGCTGGAAATCCTCGGCCTCCCCTATTACGGCTGCAGCCCCGAAGCCAGCAAGATCTGCTTCAACAAGATCACCACCAAACTGTGGCTGTCCGCTCTCGGGATCGACAATACCCCCTACCAGTTTCTGTGCGCCGATACCCCGGAAGAAATCGCCCAGGCACAGGATGCCCTCGCCGAATGGGGCACGGTATTTGTGAAAGCCTCCAACCAGGGCTCGTCTGTTGGCTGTTACAAGGCTGCCACCGCAGAAGCGCTGGAAAACGCCCTGAAGGAAGCCTTCCGTCTTTCCCCTTACGTGTTGGTAGAAAAGTGCCTCAAGGTGCGCGAGTTGGAAGTGGCGGCCTATACCTATGAGGGCGAGCTGGTGATCACGCCTCCCGGTGAGGTCTGCGCGCCAGAAGATACTTTTTACAGTTACGAGGAGAAGTACGCGGAAGGCAGCCGGGCGCTGACCCATGTGGTGGCCGAGGGGTTGTCCGACGCGCAACTGGGCTGGATTCGCGAGGCCTCAAAACGGGCCTTTATCGGTCTGCAGCTGAAAGATCTGTCGCGGATCGATTTTTTCCTCAGCGAGGATGGGGAAATTTACCTCAACGAGGTCAACACCTTCCCGGGCATGACCTCCATCTCCATGTTCCCGAAAATGCTGCAACATCAGGGGCATGATTTCTGTACCTACCTCGGCGGCTTGATCCGCGAATCGGTCCAATCGGCCTCTCAATAA